The following are encoded together in the Daucus carota subsp. sativus chromosome 5, DH1 v3.0, whole genome shotgun sequence genome:
- the LOC108220297 gene encoding uncharacterized protein LOC108220297 yields the protein MKSLSGRSSPRNSPSFRKISSGRTPGKEGRTSSAFSASWFRSNRIVLWLLLITLWAYAGFYYQSRWAHGDNKEGIFGNESLNTDEDPESEHVHHRGLIVDEGTILVKSNISRNNADAVKLDVVLTKKGKDTLSPLTVLLKKRNKVKRLRRSSRRGALGKKVKPQHTENNNIEVQEVQEMQEEDIPMSNSSYGFLVGPFGSLEDSILEWSPEQRSGTCDRRSEFQRLVWSKKFVLIFHELSMTGAPLSMLELATELLSCGATVSAVVLSKKGGLMPELARRRIKIVEDKERVSFKKALKADLVIAGSAVCASWIEKYLDHSPASASRQIVWWIMENRREYFDRSKSVLDRVRMLIFLSKLQSKQWLAWCAEENIKLMLRPALVTLSVNDELAFAAGIACSLNTPAFSIENMLDKRKLLRKSVRDEMGLTDDDMLVMSLSSINPGKGHFLLLEAARYMIDQKPSPKDVSVDGLAEKDEYYHSVNNSETYRLGNIGNIKKLFSDSVYKNEENLKVLIGSVGSKSNKVRYVKAILKFLVHQPNLSKSVLWTAATTRVASLYAAADVYVINSQGLGETFGRVTIEAMAFGLPVLGTDAGGTKEIVEHNLTGLLHPLGRPGSRILSNNLQYLLQNPSARREMGIRGRQKVEKMYLKKHMYKMLAQVLFKTLRVK from the exons ATGAAGTCATTATCAGGAAGATCAAGTCCTAGGAATTCTCCTTCATTTCGGAAAATAAGCTCTGGCCGAACACCGGGAAAGGAAGGTCGAACTAGTAGTGCCTTCAGTGCTAGCTGGTTTCGGAGCAATCGGATTGTGCTGTGGCTGCTTTTAATTACGCTTTGGGCTTATGCTGGGTTTTATTACCAGTCAAGGTGGGCTCATGGGGACAACAAGGAGGGAATTTTTGGCAATGAGAGTTTAAATACTGATGAAGATCCTGAATCTGAACATGTTCATCATCGGGGATTGATTGTAGATGAAGGTACTATATTAGTTAAATCTAATATTAGTAGAAATAATGCTGATGCAGTAAAATTGGATGTGGTTTTGACAAAGAAGGGGAAAGATACTTTATCTCCCCTGACAGTACTTTTGAAGAAGAGGAACAAGGTCAAGAGACTTAGACGTAGTTCACGTAGGGGGGCTCTTGGTAAGAAAGTAAAACCTCAACATACAGAAAACAATAATATTGAGGTGCAGGAGGTGCAAGAAATGCAGGAGGAAGACATTCCTATGAGCAACTCTTCTTACGGGTTTCTTGTTGGTCCATTTGGTTCTCTAGAGGATAGTATATTGGAGTGGAGTCCTGAACAGCGGTCAGGAACCTGTGACAGGAGGAGTGAATTTCAACGTCTTGTTTGGTCTAAaaagtttgttttgatatttcaTGAGCTTTCTATGACTGGAGCTCCTCTCTCAATGTTGGAATTGGCGACTGAGCTTCTTAGCTGTGGGGCAACAGTATCTGCTGTTGTTCTTAGTAAAAAGGGTGGTTTGATGCCTGAGCTTGCTAGAAGAAGGATTAAAATTGTAGAGGATAAAGAAAGAGTTAGCTTCAAGAAAGCGCTGAAGGCAGATCTCGTCATTGCAGGATCAGCAGTCTGTGCATCATGGATAG AGAAATATCTTGACCATTCCCCTGCTTCTGCTTCACGGCAAATTGTTTGGTGGATAATGGAAAACAGGCGTGAGTACTTTGATCGTTCAAAGAGTGTCCTCGACCGTGTGAGAATGCTGATTTTTCTTTCCAAATTGCAGTCTAAACAATGGCTCGCATGGTGCGCAGAAGAAAATATTAAGTTGATGTTGCGGCCTGCACTAGTTACACTTTCTGTTAATGATGAACTGGCTTTTGCAGCAGGGATTGCTTGTTCACTAAATACTCCAGCTTTTAGCATAGAGAATATGCTAGATAAAAGAAAGCTACTGCGAAAGTCGGTCAGAGATGAGATGGGATTGACAGATGATGATATGCTTGTAATGTCATTAAGCAGTATTAATCCTGGGAAGGGCCATTTCTTGCTTCTTGAAGCAGCACGTTACATGATCGACCAAAAACCATCTCCAAAAGATGTTTCTGTAGATGGTTTAGCTGAGAAGGATGAATATTATCACTCGGTGAATAACTCTGAAACTTATCGTCTGGGAAATATTGGCAATATAAAGAAACTGTTTTCTGATAGTGTATACAAGAACGAAGAGAATCTTAAGGTCCTGATTGGTTCTGTTGGATCTAAGAGCAATAAAGTGCGTTATGttaaagcaatactcaagttcTTAGTTCATCAGCCAAACTTATCGAAGTCAGTCCTCTGGACTGCAGCAACTACACGTGTTGCCTCTCTTTATGCAGCTGCAGATGTATATGTTATAAACTCTCAG GGACTAGGAGAGACATTTGGAAGAGTCACAATTGAGGCTATGGCATTTGGTCTTCCG GTACTTGGTACAGATGCTGGAGGAACAAAGGAGATTGTTGAACACAATTTAACTGGCCTTCTTCATCCTCTGGGGCGTCCAGGGTCTCGCATTCTTTCCAATAATCTTCAGTATCTGCTTCAGAATCCTTCTGCAAGGCGGGAGATGGGAATCAGAGGACGACAGAAAGTAGAGAAGATGTACTTGAAAAAGCACATGTACAAAATGCTTGCACAAGTCCTGTTCAAGACTCTGAGAGTAAAGTAA
- the LOC108220135 gene encoding DNA-repair protein XRCC1 isoform X1: MSDPSASPGKGGNKKRNLPSWMSAREDQKNGGENQKQAKGGKEDNEFSKLLEGVVFVLSGFINPERGVLRSRAMEMGAEYQGDWNSNCTLLVCAFPNTPKFRQVESDCGTIVSKEWISECYDKKKLVDIDSYLMHAGKPWRKQIIASKTIQDQEPSTSKKSQKQVKKDAYSKPSPKSSVKHGVASSTEHEYFVPSKVKKWAADDFSKTISWLESQDEKPDPSDIKKIAAEGILTCLQDAIDSLKQDQEIQDISEQWSFVPQVVEELAKLERSQDKPDSLPKKHLYKQALACKDIYEKELKILNDSSPNKKKLKTGETKRTGKERNDTPTRSADYDSDETIEMTEEDIDKAYNSVASALSKF, translated from the exons ATGTCTGATCCAAGTGCAAGCCCTGGTAAGGGGGGTAACAAAAAGAGGAACCTTCCGTCGTGGATGAGTGCGAGGGAAGACCAGAAAAATGGTGGTGAAAACCAGAAACAGGCTAAAGGGGGCAAGGAGGATAATGAGTTTTCCAAGCTACTG GAAGGGGTAGTTTTTGTACTGTCGGGGTTTATTAATCCGGAGCGGGGTGTATTGCGGTCTCGAGCTATGGAAATGGGAGCAGAGTATCAAGGTGACTGGAATTCGAATTGCACATTGTTGGTGTGTGCGTTTCCTAATACGCCAAAGTTTCGGCAAGTTGAGTCAGATTGTGGAACTATCGTTTCAAAG GAGTGGATATCAGAATGTTACGACAAGAAGAAACTTGTTGATATTGACAGTTACCTTATGCATGCTGGTAAGCCTTGGAGGAAACAAATTATAGCTTCCAAAACCATCCAAG ATCAAGAACCATCAACATCTAAAAAATCCCAGAAGCAGGTAAAAAAGGATGCATATTCGAAGCCCAGTCCTAAATCGTCTGTGAAG CATGGTGTAGCTTCTAGTACTGAGCATGAGTACTTTGTACCTTCTAAAGTGAAGAAATGGGCTGCAGATGATTTTAGCAAAACCATATCCTGGTTGGAGAGTCAAGATGAAAAG CCAGATCCAAGCGATATAAAGAAGATAGCTGCTGAAGGGATTCTGACTTGTTTACAAGACGCTATAGATTCTCTGAAGCAAGATCAG GAAATCCAAGATATATCCGAGCAGTGGAGCTTTGTACCTCAAGTGGTAGAGGAACTGGCTAAGCTTGAACGTTCTCAAGATAAGCCAGATTCACTTCCCAAAAAACATCTATACAAGCAAGCACTGGCCTGCAAAGACATTTACGAGAAGgaactcaaaattttaaatgattcatcTCCTAACAAGAAAAAGCTGAAGACTGGTGAAACCAAGAGAACAGGCAAAGAACGGAATGACACCCCCACTAGAAGTGCCGACTATGACAGTGATGAAACAATTGAGATGACGGAAGAGGACATAGATAAAGCATACAACTCTGTAGCTTCAGCTCTCAGTAAATTCTGA
- the LOC108220135 gene encoding DNA-repair protein XRCC1 isoform X2 produces MSDPSASPGKGGNKKRNLPSWMSAREDQKNGGENQKQAKGGKEDNEFSKLLEGVVFVLSGFINPERGVLRSRAMEMGAEYQGDWNSNCTLLVCAFPNTPKFRQVESDCGTIVSKEWISECYDKKKLVDIDSYLMHAGKPWRKQIIASKTIQDQEPSTSKKSQKQHGVASSTEHEYFVPSKVKKWAADDFSKTISWLESQDEKPDPSDIKKIAAEGILTCLQDAIDSLKQDQEIQDISEQWSFVPQVVEELAKLERSQDKPDSLPKKHLYKQALACKDIYEKELKILNDSSPNKKKLKTGETKRTGKERNDTPTRSADYDSDETIEMTEEDIDKAYNSVASALSKF; encoded by the exons ATGTCTGATCCAAGTGCAAGCCCTGGTAAGGGGGGTAACAAAAAGAGGAACCTTCCGTCGTGGATGAGTGCGAGGGAAGACCAGAAAAATGGTGGTGAAAACCAGAAACAGGCTAAAGGGGGCAAGGAGGATAATGAGTTTTCCAAGCTACTG GAAGGGGTAGTTTTTGTACTGTCGGGGTTTATTAATCCGGAGCGGGGTGTATTGCGGTCTCGAGCTATGGAAATGGGAGCAGAGTATCAAGGTGACTGGAATTCGAATTGCACATTGTTGGTGTGTGCGTTTCCTAATACGCCAAAGTTTCGGCAAGTTGAGTCAGATTGTGGAACTATCGTTTCAAAG GAGTGGATATCAGAATGTTACGACAAGAAGAAACTTGTTGATATTGACAGTTACCTTATGCATGCTGGTAAGCCTTGGAGGAAACAAATTATAGCTTCCAAAACCATCCAAG ATCAAGAACCATCAACATCTAAAAAATCCCAGAAGCAG CATGGTGTAGCTTCTAGTACTGAGCATGAGTACTTTGTACCTTCTAAAGTGAAGAAATGGGCTGCAGATGATTTTAGCAAAACCATATCCTGGTTGGAGAGTCAAGATGAAAAG CCAGATCCAAGCGATATAAAGAAGATAGCTGCTGAAGGGATTCTGACTTGTTTACAAGACGCTATAGATTCTCTGAAGCAAGATCAG GAAATCCAAGATATATCCGAGCAGTGGAGCTTTGTACCTCAAGTGGTAGAGGAACTGGCTAAGCTTGAACGTTCTCAAGATAAGCCAGATTCACTTCCCAAAAAACATCTATACAAGCAAGCACTGGCCTGCAAAGACATTTACGAGAAGgaactcaaaattttaaatgattcatcTCCTAACAAGAAAAAGCTGAAGACTGGTGAAACCAAGAGAACAGGCAAAGAACGGAATGACACCCCCACTAGAAGTGCCGACTATGACAGTGATGAAACAATTGAGATGACGGAAGAGGACATAGATAAAGCATACAACTCTGTAGCTTCAGCTCTCAGTAAATTCTGA